The Methylomonas sp. UP202 DNA window GAAGTTACGTTGTCTTGATCCAAGACGGCCAAGTTGCCGGGATTGCCGCTGACATTTTGAGTACGGATCGTGCCGGGAAAATTGCCGTCGCCGTAACTCAGCCGGTCGATCAGCATGTTGGCGGCGTTATAAAGATTGATTTCGTCGTTGCGGCCGAGATTTACCGTGTTACCGCCAATGATTTTGACCGACGCCGACAAATTCCAGTGGCTCCTGAACGTAGCGGCATCGTTTTCCGCCAGAATCACTGACTCGCCAGCCGCGACTAAGCCGAAAGCCGAGAGACTGACCGTGCCGGGAGAACGTGAGTCGTCGTCGTAACTCCAGCCGCTGAAATCGACGGCCGCGTTGGTCAGGTTGGTGAATTCGATAAACTCGTCACCGTTATACATCCATTCGGTAACGGCCACGGTGGACGCCGAAGCGGTCGCGGCGAACAGCGAGGAAGCGGCGAATATGCCGAAAGCCGCGGCGCGGCGGAATTTTTTGACTGACATGATACCTTCCGAAATTGTT harbors:
- a CDS encoding lamin tail domain-containing protein is translated as MSVKKFRRAAAFGIFAASSLFAATASASTVAVTEWMYNGDEFIEFTNLTNAAVDFSGWSYDDDSRSPGTVSLSAFGLVAAGESVILAENDAATFRSHWNLSASVKIIGGNTVNLGRNDEINLYNAANMLIDRLSYGDGNFPGTIRTQNVSGNPGNLAVLDQDNVTSDWVLSSVGDSFGSIASVSGEFVANPGRFALAPAAVPVPAAFPLMLSGLALFSIGRKKRA